In the Mycolicibacter sp. MU0102 genome, one interval contains:
- the kasB gene encoding 3-oxoacyl-ACP synthase KasB yields the protein MTRLSTGSGLPEVVVTGVAMTTALATDAEDTWKKLLDGQSGIRKLDDPFVERFDLPVRIGGHLLEDFDHELNRKELHRLSYLQKMAVILGRRVWANAGSPEVDPRRLLVSIGTGLGSPEELVWGYQGMVERGMKAVSPLGVQKYMPNAAAAAVGLERGAKAGVFTPISACASGSEGIAQAWRNIVYDEADIAICGGVETKIEAVPIAGFAAMRIVLSTHNDDPAGACQPFDVDRSGFVFGEAGALMVIETLEHAKARGATILGRLMGAGITSDGHHIVAPDPQGERAGYAMTRAIDLAGLAPTDIDHINAHATGTRIGDLAEAQAINNAMGDHRAAVYAPKSALGHSVGAVGAVEAILTVLALRDGIVPPTLNLHRLDPEIDLDVVAGDARTGDYHYAISNSFGFGGHNVALAFGKY from the coding sequence ATGACTCGGCTCTCCACTGGGAGTGGCCTTCCCGAGGTCGTGGTCACCGGGGTTGCGATGACGACGGCGCTGGCGACGGACGCCGAGGACACCTGGAAGAAACTGCTGGACGGGCAGAGCGGCATCCGTAAGCTCGACGATCCCTTCGTCGAGCGGTTCGACCTCCCGGTGCGTATCGGTGGGCATCTGCTCGAGGACTTCGACCACGAGTTGAACCGCAAGGAACTGCACCGGCTGTCCTACCTGCAGAAGATGGCGGTGATCCTGGGCCGTCGGGTCTGGGCGAATGCCGGCTCGCCGGAGGTGGATCCGCGCCGTTTGCTGGTGTCGATCGGCACCGGGCTCGGCTCGCCGGAAGAACTGGTCTGGGGTTACCAAGGCATGGTGGAACGCGGCATGAAGGCGGTCTCACCGCTGGGAGTGCAGAAGTACATGCCTAACGCGGCGGCCGCTGCCGTGGGCCTGGAGCGTGGCGCCAAAGCGGGTGTCTTCACCCCGATCTCGGCGTGTGCTTCCGGCTCCGAAGGTATCGCTCAGGCCTGGCGCAACATCGTCTACGACGAGGCTGACATCGCGATCTGCGGTGGAGTCGAGACCAAGATCGAAGCGGTTCCCATCGCGGGATTCGCCGCGATGCGTATCGTGTTGTCCACTCACAACGACGACCCGGCCGGCGCCTGCCAGCCATTCGACGTCGACCGCAGCGGGTTCGTGTTCGGCGAGGCCGGCGCATTGATGGTCATCGAGACTCTTGAGCACGCAAAGGCGCGTGGCGCAACCATTCTCGGCCGCCTGATGGGCGCCGGAATCACCTCGGACGGACACCACATCGTGGCGCCCGATCCGCAGGGCGAGCGCGCGGGTTACGCGATGACCCGGGCGATCGATCTTGCGGGTCTGGCGCCGACCGACATCGACCACATCAACGCACACGCCACCGGAACCCGGATCGGCGATCTGGCCGAGGCCCAGGCGATCAACAATGCCATGGGCGACCACCGTGCCGCGGTGTACGCGCCCAAATCCGCTCTCGGGCATTCGGTCGGGGCCGTCGGTGCGGTGGAGGCGATATTGACGGTACTGGCGCTGCGCGACGGCATAGTCCCGCCCACGCTGAACCTGCACCGTCTCGACCCGGAGATCGATCTGGACGTCGTCGCCGGCGACGCGCGGACCGGCGATTACCACTACGCGATCAGCAACTCCTTCGGATTCGGCGGCCACAACGTGGCGCTCGCGTTCGGAAAGTACTAG